The sequence below is a genomic window from Thioclava nitratireducens.
GGCACTACGGATTCGCCCTTGCGCTCGGAGGCAATCCACTGGACGAGAAACCGCCCGGTGAACATCAGCTGCGCAAGCAGGCCGAACAGGACCCACCACAGCTCGACTATGCTTTCCACGTGAAGCATATCCATCAGCCAGTCCATCGGCGTCACTCCTCGCGCGCCACTTCTCCGGGCTGCGCTTTCTTGCGCCGACGGAGAAGCCACGCAACGCCCATCAGGTCGACGATGCCGACAAGACCGCGCTGCAGATTGTTGTAATTCGAGCTGCCGCCGCCGCGCGAGCGGTGGGCCACGTCGACATGGGCCACCTGCCACCCATCGCGCGAGAACAGCGCGGGGAGGTAGCGATGCATATGGTCGAAATAGGGCAGCGCCAGGAACGCCTCGCGCCGGAATGCCTTGAGGCCGCAACCGGTGTCGCGGGTTCCATCCTTGAGGATCGCGCCGCGGATCTTGTTCGCGAGCTTGGACGCCAGCTTCTTCGACATCGTGTCCTGCCGCCCGACGCGTTGCCCCGCGACCAGCCCGATCATCTCGGAGCCCTCGGCGCGCAGCGGCGCCATAAGCGCAGGCAGTTCCGACGGCGGGTTCTGACCGTCACCATCGAGCGTGCAGATGATGTGGCCCTTCGCGGCCCGAACGCCCGAATGCACGCCCGCGCTCTGACCGCCCGAAGCCCGCTGACCGGCGGCGTTCAAATGCTGCAGCAGACGCAGGTTCGGATGGGTCTCCATGCGCTCGCGCAGAATCTGGTCCATCCCGTCATCCGAGCCGTCATCGACCACGATCACCTCGTAGTCGCAAACCGGCGCGCAGGCGGCGTCGATCTCGTCGAGGAGCCCCGCGATGTTGGGCGCCTCGTTCTTTGCCGGGATGACGATGGAAATCTCGGGCATGGGTGCCAGAACTCTTTTGTCGCTGCGCCACGGTAGCGCCGAAGGTGCGGCTCTATTAGACCTGCGACCCGGTCTTGTAAACGGATCATGCCGGGACAGCCGCCCCCCTGTGGCCGATCAGCCGAATTTCGCGAAAAGCTGCGCGTAGCTCGCTTTGAGGGCGTTTCGCATCTCCATCGCGCGCTCCATGTCGCCCGCCATCGCCGCATCATAGAAAAACGCGACGGAGACCGCGAAGCCGTCCACGAGTTTTTGATAGCTCATATCGGCGTCGGCCTCCGGCGCCGGATGCTTGACGACCTGCGCCGCGAGGTAGCTCAGAAGCGAGGCATCCGCGATCAACTGGCGCGCGCCCTCGCCGCCCATCCCGACGTAATCGCGGGCGAGCACCTTTTCCATTTCCGCGTGATAGGCATTCATCCGGTCCGAGAAGCCGACGACACCGTTGCGCAGGTGCAGATCGCCGATGCTCTCACGCACCCCTTCGAGGGTCTCATGCGCCTCGGGCAGGTTCCCGGCGGCCACCTCTTCCTCGGCCTTCGCCGCAAGCTCGCTGACTTTGTCGAAAGTCGCGCCGAGAACCGCGTCATCGGCATATTGCGGCGGCGGCGAAGCGGTCCATTCGTTCGACAGGGTCTGCCACTCTCCGACGAAGCGATCGAGCGCGGCCTTGGTTTCCGCCTGCTTGCCCTGGTTCGACAGGAACAGCGCCGCACGATAGGCCCCATAGGCCTTGCGCAGCTGGGCCTCCGCATCCTGATAGGCTCCTGCGAAAGCAGGCAACGCGATCAACGCGCTCAGCGCAAACGGGGTGACAAAGCGGATCATCGGGGTCCCTCCTCCGGCAAACAGGCTTTCGCCTTTCGACGTTACACTGCCCCACGGATCGGGTTCGCGCAAAGAAAAACCCCCGCGCGAGCGATCGCGCGGGGGTGTGTCATATCGTCTCCAACCGGAGTTGGATCAATCGCGGCTTTCGGGCGTCTCGACCGGACCGAAATCGGCTTCTTCCTCGGTCGGAGCCGCCAGCGCTGCCGCGGCTTCCGCCTCGGCCTGACGCTGCTGGATGACCTTGGAGTCGCGCTCGGTCGCGATCTTGCGGACCTTGGTGGTCGCGCCACCGGTACCCGCCGGGATCAGACGGCCGACGATGACGTTCTCCTTGAGGCCCACGAGCTTGTCGCGTTTGCCCTGCACCGAGGCTTCGGTGAGGACGCGGGTCGTCTCCTGGAAGGAGGCCGCCGAGATGAACGACCGGGTCTGCAGCGACGCCTTGGTGATGCCGAGCAGCACGGGTTCGCCATGCGCCGGACGCCCACCACGGGCCGCGACCTTGTCGTTCTCCTCGTCGAACTCGACCTTGTCGACATGTTCGCCCTTGAGGAGCGTCGTATCGCCGGAGTCGAGGATCTCGATCTTCTGCAGCATCTGGCGAACGATCACCTCGATGTGCTTGTCGTTGATCTTCACGCCCTGCAGTCGATAGACGTCCTGCACCTCGTTGATGAGGTAGTCGGCCAGAGCCTCGATCCCCATGATGCGCAGGATGTCGTGCGGCGCCGGGTTGCCATCCATGATGTAGTCACCCTTCTGCACGAAGTCGCCTTCCTGCACCGGGATGTGCTTGCCTTTCGGCACCATGTACTCTGCCGGCTCCAGACCCTCGTCACGCGGATCGATCGCGATCCGACGCTTGTTCTTGTAGTCCTTGCCGAAGCGCACATAGCCATCGATTTCGGCGATGATCGCGTGATCCTTAGGACGGCGTGCCTCGAAGAGTTCGGCCACACGCGGCAGACCACCGGTGATGTCCTTCGTCTTGGCGCCTTCGCGCGGAATACGCGCAACGACGTCGCCCGCCTTCACGTCCTGACCGTCTTCCACCGAGAGGATCGCGTCCACCGACATGGTATAGGTCACCGGGTTGCCCGCTTCGTTGCGGACCGGTTCGCCATCCTCGCCGAGGATCAGAACTTCCGGCTTCAGATCGTTGCCCTTGGGCGCAGCGCGCCAGTCGGACACGATCTTCTGGGTCATGCCGGTCGCATCGTCGGTATCCTCGCGAACGGAGATACCCGAGATGAGGTCCACGAAGCGCACCTTACCGGGCTTCTCGGCGATGATCGGCAGGGTGTAGGGATCCCATTCGATCAGCTTGTCGCCGCGCTTGACCGTTTCGCCATCCTTCACGAAGACCTTGGTGCCGTAGCCGATCTTGTGCGAGGCAAGCTCGTCACCCTGATCGTTCACGATCACGATCTGCATGTTCCGGCCCATGACGATCTGCTCGTCCATCTCGTTGAGGATGATGTTGGCGTTACGGAACTCGATCTTGCCTTCCTGGCTGGCCTCGAGGAACGACTGCGAGCCACCCTGAGCAACACCGCCCAGGTGGAAGGTCCGCATCGTCAGCTGCGTACCGGGTTCACCGATGGACTGCGCGGCGATGATGCCCACCGCTTCGCCTTGGTTCACCAGCGTACCGCGTGCGAGGTCGCGACCGTAGCAGAGCGCGCAAACGCCCTCTTCGGCCTCACAGGTCAGCGCCGAGCGGATACGGACGGATTGGACGCCCGCCTGCTCGATCGCGTCGGCCTTGCGCTCGTCGATCAGCTCGCCGGCGCGGACGATCACTTCGTCCTCGCCCGGAACTGTCACATCATCCGCTGCGACACGGCCCAGCACGCGCTCCGAGATCGGAGCGACGACTTCGCCGTCGTTCACAGCCGCCGACGCGGTGATCGCGCGGTCGGTGCCGCAATCATGCGTACGCACGATGCAGTCCTGAGCGACGTCCACCAGACGACGGGTCAGGTACCCCGAGTTCGCCGTCTTCAGTGCGGTATCCGACAGACCCTTACGGGCGCCGTGAGTCGAGTTGAAGTATTCAAGAACGGTCAGACCTTCCTTGAAGTTCGAGATGATCGGCGTCTCGATGATCTCGCCGTTCGGCTTGGCCATGAGGCCACGCATGCCGCCCAGCTGCTTCATCTGCGTCACCGAGCCACGCGCACCCGAGTGGGCCATCATGTAGACCGAGTTCGGTTCCTGCTCGGCACCGTTCTCGTCGTATTTCGGCGCCGAGATGGTGTTCATCATCGCGTCGGTGACCTTGTCGTTACACTTCGACCACGCATCGACGACCTTGTTGTACTTCTCACCCTGGGTGATCAGACCGTCCATGTATTGCTGTTCGAAGTCCTTGACCTGGTCGCGGACGGTTTCGACGATGTCCCACTTGTTGTCCGGGATCACCATGTCGTCCTTGCCGAACGAGATGCCCGCCTTGAACGCTTCCTTGAAGCCCATGCCCATGATCTGGTCGCAGAAGATGACCGACTCTTTCTGACCGCAATAGCGGTAGACGGTGTCGATCGTGTTCTGCACGTCTTTCTTACGCAGAAGACGGTTCACCAGCTCGAACGGAGCTTTCGCGTTCAGCGGCAGCAGCGCGCCGAGGCGCACCCGGCCGGGCGTGGTCTCGAAACGCTGGTAGACCTCGTTACCTGTTTCGTCGATCTGCTTGATCCGCGCGGTGATCTTGGCGTGCAGATGCACTTCGCCAGAGTTGAGCGCGTGCTCCACTTCCTCGACCGAGGAGAAGGACATGCCTTCGCCCTTCATGCCTTCGCGTTCCATGGTCACG
It includes:
- a CDS encoding glycosyltransferase family 2 protein, with the protein product MPEISIVIPAKNEAPNIAGLLDEIDAACAPVCDYEVIVVDDGSDDGMDQILRERMETHPNLRLLQHLNAAGQRASGGQSAGVHSGVRAAKGHIICTLDGDGQNPPSELPALMAPLRAEGSEMIGLVAGQRVGRQDTMSKKLASKLANKIRGAILKDGTRDTGCGLKAFRREAFLALPYFDHMHRYLPALFSRDGWQVAHVDVAHRSRGGGSSNYNNLQRGLVGIVDLMGVAWLLRRRKKAQPGEVAREE
- the rpoC gene encoding DNA-directed RNA polymerase subunit beta', with translation MNQELTQNPFNPLAQPKAFDEIKISLASPERILSWSFGEIKKPETINYRTFKPERDGLFCARIFGPIKDYECLCGKYKRMKYRGVVCEKCGVEVTLQKVRRERMGHIELASPVAHIWFLKSLPSRIGLMLDMTLRDLERILYFENFVVIEPGLTDLQYGQLMSEEEYLDAQDTYGADAFTANIGAEAIREMLAGIDLEATAEQLREELKEATGELKPKKIIKRLKIVESFLESGNRPEWMVLTVLPVIPPELRPLVPLDGGRFATSDLNDLYRRVINRNNRLKRLIELRAPDIIVRNEKRMLQESVDALFDNGRRGRVITGTNKRPLKSLSDMLKGKQGRFRQNLLGKRVDFSGRSVIVTGPELKLHQCGLPKKMALELFKPFIYSRLEAKGLSSTVKQAKKLVEKERPEVWDILDEVIREHPVLLNRAPTLHRLGIQAFEPMLIEGKAIQLHPLVCSAFNADFDGDQMAVHVPLSLEAQLEARVLMMSTNNVLSPANGAPIIVPSQDMILGLYYVTMEREGMKGEGMSFSSVEEVEHALNSGEVHLHAKITARIKQIDETGNEVYQRFETTPGRVRLGALLPLNAKAPFELVNRLLRKKDVQNTIDTVYRYCGQKESVIFCDQIMGMGFKEAFKAGISFGKDDMVIPDNKWDIVETVRDQVKDFEQQYMDGLITQGEKYNKVVDAWSKCNDKVTDAMMNTISAPKYDENGAEQEPNSVYMMAHSGARGSVTQMKQLGGMRGLMAKPNGEIIETPIISNFKEGLTVLEYFNSTHGARKGLSDTALKTANSGYLTRRLVDVAQDCIVRTHDCGTDRAITASAAVNDGEVVAPISERVLGRVAADDVTVPGEDEVIVRAGELIDERKADAIEQAGVQSVRIRSALTCEAEEGVCALCYGRDLARGTLVNQGEAVGIIAAQSIGEPGTQLTMRTFHLGGVAQGGSQSFLEASQEGKIEFRNANIILNEMDEQIVMGRNMQIVIVNDQGDELASHKIGYGTKVFVKDGETVKRGDKLIEWDPYTLPIIAEKPGKVRFVDLISGISVREDTDDATGMTQKIVSDWRAAPKGNDLKPEVLILGEDGEPVRNEAGNPVTYTMSVDAILSVEDGQDVKAGDVVARIPREGAKTKDITGGLPRVAELFEARRPKDHAIIAEIDGYVRFGKDYKNKRRIAIDPRDEGLEPAEYMVPKGKHIPVQEGDFVQKGDYIMDGNPAPHDILRIMGIEALADYLINEVQDVYRLQGVKINDKHIEVIVRQMLQKIEILDSGDTTLLKGEHVDKVEFDEENDKVAARGGRPAHGEPVLLGITKASLQTRSFISAASFQETTRVLTEASVQGKRDKLVGLKENVIVGRLIPAGTGGATTKVRKIATERDSKVIQQRQAEAEAAAALAAPTEEEADFGPVETPESRD